A stretch of the Gracilinanus agilis isolate LMUSP501 chromosome 4, AgileGrace, whole genome shotgun sequence genome encodes the following:
- the NHLH2 gene encoding helix-loop-helix protein 2, with protein sequence MRSQEILEERNDMVKPVLLGYHICSKHPGAVGYPKLNPEMMTRRSHFLYEGLEVLLPSLPGSLHPQLPTPLCSYISSTATGTPWLQTTTSPLQGYSRTAGRIVLLQAPWGTWHLYGSPFLLGREVGRDLSGCSRQSLSWARGSVRWSGQARRARPRASKMMLSPDQAADSDHPSSAPSDPESLGGPDAKVLGSVSDLEPVEESEADGKGGSRAALYPHPQQLSREEKRRRRRATAKYRSAHATRERIRVEAFNLAFAELRKLLPTLPPDKKLSKIEILRLAICYISYLNHVLDV encoded by the exons ATGAGGAGCCAAGAGATTCTTGAAgagaggaatgacatggtcaaacctgTGCTTTTAGGTTATCAT ATCTGCTCCAAGCACCCTGGGGCCGTGGGATATCCGAAACTTAACCCTGAGATGATGACTCGGAGATCACATTTTCTGTATGAAGGGCTAGAagtcctccttccctctctcccaggtTCTTTACACCCCCAGCTCCCCACGCCACTCTGTTCCTACATATCTTCCACCGCCACAGGCACCCCCTGGCTGCAGACCACCACATCTCCTCTCCAAGGTTATTCTCGAACCGCTGGGCGCATTGTTTTATTACAG GCTCCGTGGGGCACTTGGCATCTTTATGGAAGTCCTTTCCTGTTAGGAAGGGAGGTCGGCCGGGATCTTAGCGGATGCTCTAGGCAGAGCCTTTCTTGGGCACGGGGCTCGGTGCGCTGGAGCGGGCAAGCGAGGCGAGCGAGGCCTCGAG CTTCCAAAATGATGCTCAGTCCCGACCAAGCTGCCGACTCCGACCACCCCAGCTCTGCACCTTCCGACCCCGAGTCCCTGGGCGGCCCGGACGCTAAGGTGCTGGGCAGCGTGTCGGACCTGGAGCCAGTAGAAGAGAGCGAGGCTGATGGCAAGGGCGGCAGCCGAGCCGCGCTCTATCCGCACCCGCAGCAGCTGAGCCGCGAGGAGAAGCGCCGCCGCCGGCGGGCCACCGCTAAGTACCGCTCGGCCCACGCCACCCGGGAGCGCATCCGAGTGGAGGCCTTCAACCTGGCCTTCGCCGAGCTCAGGAAACTGCTGCCCACCCTGCCTCCGGACAAAAAGCTCTCCAAGATCGAGATTCTGCGCCTGGCCATCTGCTACATCTCTTATCTCAACCATGTGTTAGACGTGTAG